A part of Longimicrobiales bacterium genomic DNA contains:
- a CDS encoding pyridoxal-dependent decarboxylase, translated as MTHSLEPSAEQMRAMLAETTERIIEHIESLPEQPASYYTDGKTEARAQVESLPSAGTDFSELLDLIFDEAVPTSFNTAGPGYFAYIPGGGLFPSAVADLIANAVNRYVGVWVAAPALVQLELNVVRWFCEIVGYGPGSGGILTSGG; from the coding sequence ATGACACACTCACTGGAACCTTCGGCGGAACAGATGCGAGCGATGCTCGCGGAAACGACGGAGCGAATCATTGAGCACATCGAATCCCTGCCCGAACAGCCAGCTTCGTACTACACGGACGGGAAAACGGAAGCGCGGGCCCAAGTGGAGTCTTTGCCGTCCGCCGGCACAGATTTCAGTGAGCTGCTCGATCTGATTTTTGATGAAGCGGTCCCCACGTCCTTCAATACCGCCGGACCTGGGTACTTCGCCTATATCCCCGGCGGCGGACTCTTCCCGTCCGCCGTCGCAGACCTGATCGCGAATGCGGTCAACCGCTATGTCGGGGTCTGGGTGGCCGCACCCGCGCTGGTACAGCTGGAATTGAACGTCGTTCGGTGGTTCTGTGAGATAGTCGGGTACGGGCCCGGCAGCGGAGGCATCCTGACCAGCGGGGG
- a CDS encoding group III truncated hemoglobin: MKYTCASNDGRISEAETHTLVATFYTSIQSVDLPDPIFETHAGDGWDAHLDKIWDFWSSILLATGHLRGNPIVAHQGVPGITSKGFDRWLSLFAEVASDVLSSTHALDVVARAPRMRLVLEGRIAPVTP, translated from the coding sequence ATGAAATACACTTGTGCTTCCAATGATGGTCGCATCTCTGAGGCTGAAACCCACACTCTCGTGGCGACCTTCTACACGAGCATTCAGTCCGTCGACCTTCCAGATCCGATCTTCGAAACCCATGCGGGGGACGGCTGGGACGCACACCTCGACAAGATATGGGACTTCTGGTCGAGTATCCTGCTCGCCACGGGACACCTTCGAGGAAATCCGATCGTTGCCCATCAGGGCGTGCCGGGGATTACGAGCAAAGGCTTCGACCGATGGCTGTCACTCTTCGCGGAGGTCGCGTCAGATGTCCTGAGCTCGACGCACGCGCTCGACGTGGTGGCACGTGCTCCTCGTATGCGCCTCGTACTGGAGGGGCGCATCGCGCCGGTGACCCCATGA